A genomic segment from Trichocoleus sp. encodes:
- a CDS encoding FAD-dependent oxidoreductase, with translation MSQLNKFLPLNRRWFLRSLAFAGGAALTLPLAQRRSLATSMSKVTSASRSTKSIDLLNNLNSLPKSDRPLKFVILGAGMAGLTAAYELKKLGHTCVVLEADRSHIGGRVRTLRFEGGLSGEAGAMRIPTSHVLTRHYIEQMKLQLRPFVIGNPEGYYYQRGQRVRSKDSRQLSQRYNLTDVERQMSVDDIWAAAMYKPLEGVSDQVKAQIAAVAIDNDVIAKYDNASMLEMCKAAGLSDEAIEMMAVAYSYNGNLYNSALGMMRDDPLWTAGFDELVGGMDVLPNAIAQQLKSPPRMGCQVIGLERNDSGNKATAIYVQNGSTQQEEGDFVLCTIPFPVLANMVDVPFSGAKQRAIQGLSYDSSTKVLAVTRDRFWEQEDGIYGGGSFSDLPLVSTFYPSDNAQAKDAAVSARPAAMVASYTWGTAARRLGNLAPAQRHEVTQQALAKLHPQTAQAGMVQRMTSWAWDSHPWSLGAFTFLMPSQQRSLYADVVAAEGRIYFAGEHASTDNAWINGAIDSALQAVQQMLVTAQV, from the coding sequence ATGAGTCAACTCAACAAATTTCTGCCGCTCAATCGTCGCTGGTTCCTCCGCAGCCTTGCCTTTGCAGGGGGTGCTGCCCTGACGCTACCTCTGGCACAACGCCGCAGTCTTGCCACTTCAATGTCAAAGGTGACGAGTGCTTCTCGTTCGACCAAATCGATCGACTTACTTAATAACCTCAATTCGCTACCCAAATCCGATCGCCCACTCAAATTCGTCATCCTCGGTGCAGGCATGGCAGGCTTAACTGCCGCTTACGAACTGAAAAAGCTCGGTCACACCTGCGTTGTTCTTGAAGCCGATCGTTCACACATCGGTGGTCGCGTTCGCACCCTACGCTTTGAAGGGGGACTCTCTGGTGAGGCAGGAGCGATGCGGATTCCCACTAGCCATGTTCTAACGCGCCACTACATCGAGCAGATGAAGCTGCAACTGCGTCCCTTCGTCATAGGCAATCCTGAAGGCTACTACTACCAACGAGGTCAGCGAGTGCGATCGAAAGACTCACGTCAACTCAGCCAGCGATACAACTTGACTGATGTCGAGCGGCAAATGAGTGTTGATGATATTTGGGCAGCTGCGATGTACAAACCGCTTGAAGGCGTTTCCGATCAGGTGAAAGCGCAAATTGCTGCCGTTGCAATTGATAACGACGTGATTGCAAAATACGATAATGCTTCGATGCTGGAAATGTGCAAAGCAGCAGGTCTATCCGATGAAGCGATCGAGATGATGGCGGTTGCCTACAGCTACAACGGCAACTTGTACAACTCGGCACTGGGTATGATGCGCGACGACCCTTTGTGGACAGCAGGATTTGATGAACTCGTCGGTGGCATGGATGTGTTACCCAACGCGATCGCCCAGCAGCTTAAATCTCCGCCCCGTATGGGTTGCCAGGTAATTGGACTGGAGCGCAATGACTCAGGCAACAAAGCTACCGCTATCTATGTGCAAAACGGCTCGACTCAGCAAGAAGAAGGTGATTTTGTCCTCTGCACGATTCCCTTCCCCGTGCTGGCGAACATGGTCGATGTGCCCTTCTCAGGAGCAAAACAACGAGCCATTCAAGGATTAAGCTATGACTCTTCAACCAAAGTGTTAGCGGTGACGCGCGATCGCTTTTGGGAACAAGAAGACGGCATCTACGGCGGTGGCTCATTCAGTGACTTACCCCTGGTTTCCACCTTCTACCCGTCTGACAATGCTCAAGCAAAAGACGCAGCCGTTTCTGCCCGTCCTGCTGCGATGGTTGCTTCCTACACCTGGGGTACAGCAGCACGACGACTAGGTAATTTGGCTCCCGCTCAGCGGCATGAAGTCACACAGCAGGCATTAGCCAAACTGCATCCTCAAACGGCACAAGCAGGAATGGTGCAGCGAATGACGAGTTGGGCGTGGGATTCTCATCCCTGGAGTTTGGGCGCGTTTACGTTTTTGATGCCCAGTCAGCAACGATCGCTCTATGCCGATGTAGTTGCCGCAGAAGGACGCATCTACTTTGCTGGAGAACATGCCTCAACCGACAACGCTTGGATTAATGGGGCGATCGACTCTGCATTACAGGCAGTGCAGCAGATGTTGGTCACAGCACAGGTATAG
- a CDS encoding class I SAM-dependent methyltransferase, with product MIEIKDGSETAFIVAEFRAEENHASEPLYRDKIVQLFLNAESKQVAAQVAQSFPPVKEMVKLRTRYFDDVLVQQLTQGYQQVVILGSGLDTRAVRMATPNVRYFEIDRAATLQLKAERLAAHGIAAKVTYIPGDYVKDDLTVLLKNNHFDFQLPTYFLWEDKVTYLKRADIIAVLDTIRNHIKRFQLSIDYMSQQVIANIGSVELNDYIEQLKQRDAPWITGFKDIARFSRGLGLDAVEICSAAQLHDRYRPQMPRPSPLFEFYFVCTLARSSW from the coding sequence ATGATTGAAATCAAAGATGGGAGTGAAACAGCCTTCATCGTTGCCGAGTTTCGAGCCGAAGAGAACCACGCTTCTGAACCGCTGTATCGCGACAAGATAGTTCAATTATTTCTCAATGCAGAGTCTAAGCAGGTCGCGGCTCAAGTAGCTCAATCTTTTCCGCCCGTCAAAGAGATGGTAAAGCTGCGGACTCGTTATTTTGACGATGTCTTAGTGCAGCAATTAACGCAAGGCTATCAGCAAGTGGTGATATTGGGCTCGGGATTAGACACCCGTGCGGTGCGAATGGCGACTCCCAATGTGCGCTACTTCGAGATTGACCGGGCGGCAACACTGCAACTTAAAGCAGAACGACTAGCCGCGCATGGCATAGCGGCTAAGGTGACTTATATTCCAGGTGATTATGTCAAAGACGACCTAACTGTCTTACTTAAAAACAATCACTTTGACTTTCAGCTACCTACTTATTTCCTCTGGGAGGACAAGGTCACTTATCTCAAGCGAGCAGACATCATTGCGGTTCTCGATACTATTCGCAACCATATCAAGCGCTTTCAACTATCGATCGATTACATGTCGCAGCAAGTCATTGCCAATATAGGCTCTGTGGAACTAAACGATTATATCGAACAGCTAAAACAACGAGACGCGCCGTGGATTACGGGCTTCAAAGATATAGCTCGCTTTTCCAGAGGGTTAGGACTAGATGCCGTTGAAATCTGCTCAGCTGCTCAACTGCACGATCGCTATCGCCCGCAGATGCCGCGACCCTCGCCCCTTTTTGAGTTCTATTTTGTCTGTACTCTGGCGCGATCAAGCTGGTAG
- a CDS encoding cupin domain-containing protein, translating to MKFLGNIATCKFNPDDRGWQFYELVATAGDSVPLHRHPWDEISYLLEGEVELQIGDQMVQATPGCFINLPTGVPHAFNVLSPQAKFLVGTSKAIAFHFMADMAQAEQEQQLTPERVVAIAQKHQVQVVVD from the coding sequence TTGAAATTCCTCGGAAACATTGCAACTTGCAAATTCAACCCCGACGATCGCGGCTGGCAATTCTATGAGCTTGTGGCAACGGCGGGTGATTCAGTGCCACTCCATCGTCATCCCTGGGATGAAATATCTTACCTGCTGGAAGGGGAAGTTGAGCTTCAAATTGGAGACCAAATGGTGCAGGCCACCCCTGGTTGTTTCATTAATCTGCCTACGGGCGTTCCTCATGCTTTTAACGTGCTTTCGCCACAGGCAAAGTTTCTAGTTGGGACTTCCAAGGCGATCGCTTTCCACTTCATGGCAGACATGGCTCAAGCCGAGCAAGAGCAGCAGTTAACGCCAGAGCGGGTGGTGGCGATCGCTCAAAAACATCAGGTGCAAGTCGTCGTCGATTGA
- a CDS encoding cupin domain-containing protein, translating into MLNLISKKTTKPTGSAIVLKPNEGSVLQVPGSKLTSKLSSGEGWQFFEVVGSAGNQTPLHTHPWHEGFYVLEGEIDVQIEDEIVAASSGYFIHIPAGTAHGAKVRSPQVKLLNWVSDSRAQQFAQELATVAQPTPETVMAIRQKHQILPAEILDTEAVVHDSHPDHPSWLHRVWQSLVYLFVQSNELRIWQESDRLGQQIWRAYDPKTGRSAYRQTEAEIVDWLEQPVDRG; encoded by the coding sequence ATGCTCAACTTAATCTCAAAGAAAACAACAAAACCTACTGGCTCCGCAATCGTTCTCAAACCTAACGAAGGCAGTGTTCTTCAAGTTCCAGGAAGTAAGCTCACCTCCAAGTTGAGTAGCGGCGAAGGCTGGCAATTTTTTGAAGTCGTTGGTTCAGCCGGCAATCAGACTCCACTCCATACCCATCCCTGGCATGAAGGATTCTATGTACTGGAAGGAGAAATTGATGTGCAAATTGAAGACGAGATTGTTGCAGCTAGTTCCGGCTACTTCATCCATATTCCCGCTGGAACTGCTCATGGAGCAAAGGTGCGATCGCCCCAAGTCAAGCTGCTCAACTGGGTGTCTGACAGCCGCGCCCAACAGTTTGCCCAAGAATTAGCGACAGTGGCGCAGCCTACCCCAGAAACGGTGATGGCAATTCGGCAGAAACACCAGATTCTACCGGCAGAAATCCTGGATACAGAAGCTGTTGTTCACGACAGCCACCCCGATCACCCCTCCTGGCTACATCGTGTTTGGCAGTCCCTCGTTTACCTCTTCGTTCAAAGTAATGAGCTACGTATTTGGCAAGAATCTGACCGTCTCGGTCAGCAAATTTGGCGAGCCTACGATCCAAAAACTGGGCGATCGGCTTACCGCCAAACCGAAGCTGAAATCGTAGATTGGCTTGAACAACCAGTCGATCGCGGGTAA
- a CDS encoding peptidylprolyl isomerase — translation MTNSFTLTSLLAEQLRQQPIAPTEWLPLLARYQLVPNLLSESIIAQAIDPILCTPEETEQVCTALYQQWGLETEAQQSAWHSHYNLTLDQLQPIATRNLRLKKFIETTWGHRLESYFLQHKHKLDQVIYSLIRHRDRDLVNELYFRIVEGEQTFAELAQTYSEGAEAQTGGVLGPFEFGSLNPDLAKLLYYVPAGEVVASEQIGNCYAIVRVEQRLPAQLDDAMRHRLLQQQFNQWFQTQVRQLSEWDQRWMGVTPQSTEQSTEAIDLVAQAA, via the coding sequence ATGACGAACTCATTCACTCTTACCAGCCTACTTGCCGAGCAACTGCGCCAACAGCCGATCGCGCCGACTGAGTGGCTGCCGTTACTAGCCCGCTACCAGCTTGTTCCCAACCTGCTGAGCGAGAGCATTATTGCTCAGGCGATTGATCCAATCCTCTGCACACCGGAAGAGACGGAACAAGTTTGCACAGCGCTTTATCAGCAGTGGGGGCTAGAAACAGAAGCACAACAAAGCGCATGGCACTCCCACTACAACCTGACACTTGACCAGCTTCAGCCCATTGCCACCCGCAATCTCAGGCTCAAAAAATTCATCGAAACGACCTGGGGTCATAGACTGGAATCGTACTTTCTTCAGCACAAGCACAAACTCGACCAGGTAATTTACTCACTAATTCGGCATCGCGATCGAGATTTAGTGAACGAACTGTACTTCCGCATTGTCGAGGGCGAACAAACCTTTGCAGAACTGGCGCAAACCTACTCTGAAGGTGCAGAAGCGCAAACGGGCGGCGTTCTAGGTCCCTTTGAGTTTGGCTCTCTTAACCCCGACCTTGCCAAGCTGCTGTATTACGTTCCAGCAGGCGAAGTGGTCGCATCAGAGCAAATTGGCAATTGCTATGCGATCGTCCGCGTTGAGCAGCGATTGCCCGCTCAGCTTGATGATGCGATGCGTCATCGGTTGCTGCAACAGCAGTTTAACCAGTGGTTCCAAACGCAAGTCCGCCAATTGTCCGAGTGGGATCAGCGGTGGATGGGCGTGACTCCACAATCAACTGAACAATCAACTGAGGCGATCGATCTCGTCGCGCAAGCAGCCTAG
- a CDS encoding pre-peptidase C-terminal domain-containing protein has product MAFSNVGTLSTTPVHKTGAVSLNNLQDVYQFAVPGPTVGSININASIHSAVGNNPTITPTFRIFRDSNGDGKITTSGAGADKLVALVDSNSSLNEGPINFSARKGSGKLFAVVDRPGAPLSNTDPVSTSYQMDLSATELTLPSNLIPVKLQLGDLTKPTGFSGNISSSNTSDVFSFSLQEGKGTQIKLVGISADADIRVIKDNGDRIFQPDELVKSSTNRGNSFESAVVNAPGDYLVQVSQFKGNTNYDLKLNPFNLNGSPSISSNPTPIVFANSAGGTLSGSNLSGVLVGNEGKDKLFSKGGEDTVLGGKDKDMLSGGTGDDLLWGGENADTLVGGQGRDTFVLAKGEGVDVIKDFRVGVDRLGFMGDVASADISFVAHRGGTSVLVGGQAEAWMRTRPNQLSLTDVVQVGMTQLSGMNVPTVLG; this is encoded by the coding sequence ATGGCTTTTTCTAACGTTGGCACTCTATCTACAACTCCGGTACACAAGACAGGAGCGGTTAGCTTAAATAACCTTCAAGATGTCTATCAATTTGCGGTTCCGGGTCCAACCGTTGGTTCTATCAATATCAATGCATCGATTCATAGTGCGGTAGGCAACAATCCTACGATTACCCCTACTTTTAGAATCTTTCGTGACAGCAATGGAGATGGCAAAATCACGACATCGGGGGCTGGAGCCGACAAGCTTGTTGCTCTAGTAGATTCAAACAGTTCGTTAAATGAAGGACCCATCAACTTTAGTGCTCGCAAGGGTAGCGGTAAACTTTTTGCTGTAGTCGATCGCCCCGGTGCACCTCTCTCAAACACTGATCCGGTCTCTACTTCATACCAGATGGATTTATCGGCTACAGAATTAACACTACCGAGCAACCTTATTCCAGTGAAACTGCAGCTGGGTGACTTGACCAAACCAACTGGCTTTAGCGGCAATATCAGCAGTAGCAATACCTCAGATGTCTTTTCCTTCTCTTTACAAGAGGGTAAGGGCACTCAGATCAAACTGGTTGGAATTAGTGCTGACGCTGATATTCGCGTGATTAAAGATAACGGCGATCGCATCTTCCAGCCCGATGAACTGGTCAAATCATCTACGAATAGGGGCAATAGCTTTGAATCAGCCGTGGTAAATGCGCCCGGTGACTATTTGGTGCAAGTCTCTCAATTCAAAGGCAACACCAACTATGACCTCAAGCTGAATCCCTTCAACCTCAACGGCAGTCCCTCCATCTCTAGTAACCCGACGCCGATCGTATTTGCTAACAGCGCAGGCGGAACTCTCAGTGGCAGCAATCTGAGTGGTGTCTTGGTAGGCAACGAAGGCAAAGACAAGCTGTTTTCCAAAGGTGGTGAGGATACCGTTTTGGGTGGCAAGGATAAGGATATGCTCAGCGGTGGCACGGGTGATGATCTGCTTTGGGGTGGCGAAAACGCTGATACTCTAGTCGGTGGTCAAGGACGCGATACCTTCGTGCTGGCAAAAGGTGAAGGGGTCGATGTGATCAAGGACTTCCGGGTTGGTGTAGACCGCTTGGGCTTCATGGGTGATGTTGCCTCAGCAGATATCAGCTTTGTTGCACATCGGGGCGGTACTTCAGTCCTAGTCGGTGGGCAAGCGGAAGCTTGGATGAGAACTAGACCGAATCAGTTGTCACTAACTGATGTGGTACAAGTCGGGATGACGCAACTGAGCGGCATGAATGTCCCAACTGTTTTGGGTTAA
- a CDS encoding calcium-binding protein, producing MVLVLGTEGDDKQLFGSLDFDSILALGGDDFLRGNAGDDFLNGGPGSDDMAGEADNDMYLVDNSGDIVFEASSNGFDTVDSSVSFSLPNNVEKLNLTGNSNLFGFGNSGNNTIVGNAGNNTLGDSNPNDGADSGDDTIDGEDGTDTIIAAADVNFDLTNTTLIAAGASTTTFKNIESATLFGGAGDNVLDASKFTLGSVSLQGENGNNTLLGGSGNDFLTAGIGDDRFTGGAGNDTIDGGFGVDTIQETGNTFTVSNTSLLGNGIDEFKNVEVVELTGSSDNNLLTAARVNSFRVTFNGGDGSDTLTGGAKSDTLNGGNGDDKLAGGRGNNSLTGGAGVDQFIFNTGTAFTTASVGFASIKDFAHNTDKIVLDKATFTSLQSSVGNVLNSNDFAVVNSGSTAGTAVTGSNARVVFHTPTNSLIYNENGSAVGLGAGGSFAALTGSPALSISDFIVQSSSSNGLTGTPLVQGSNRSDTLIGSNIGGIINGMGSDDKLFSKGGGDIVLGGAGSDVLNGGAGDDLLRGGKGPDTLVGGQGADTFVFEKGTGVDVIKDFQVGVDRLGFMGDVASADISFVAHRGGTSVLVGGQASAWMRTRPEQLSLTDVVQVGMTQLSGMNVPTVLG from the coding sequence ATGGTACTTGTACTCGGAACGGAAGGTGACGACAAACAGCTATTTGGCTCTTTAGATTTCGATAGCATTTTGGCTTTAGGGGGAGATGACTTCCTACGAGGTAACGCTGGTGATGATTTTCTCAACGGCGGTCCAGGCAGCGATGACATGGCAGGTGAAGCCGATAATGATATGTACCTTGTGGATAATTCAGGGGATATAGTGTTTGAGGCTTCGTCCAATGGTTTTGATACAGTTGATTCGTCAGTCTCATTCTCGCTCCCTAATAATGTCGAGAAATTGAATTTAACTGGAAATTCAAACCTTTTTGGCTTTGGCAACTCAGGCAACAACACCATCGTTGGTAATGCAGGTAATAATACTTTGGGAGACAGTAATCCTAACGATGGTGCCGATAGTGGTGATGACACAATCGATGGGGAAGATGGTACCGATACCATCATCGCCGCGGCTGATGTTAATTTCGACCTGACCAACACTACACTAATAGCGGCCGGCGCTAGCACAACAACCTTTAAAAACATTGAGAGTGCAACCCTCTTTGGAGGGGCTGGTGATAACGTTCTAGATGCCTCAAAGTTTACTTTAGGAAGTGTTTCCTTACAGGGTGAGAACGGCAATAATACACTCCTCGGTGGTTCTGGGAATGATTTCCTTACTGCTGGAATTGGTGACGATCGGTTCACGGGTGGGGCCGGTAATGACACCATTGATGGTGGTTTTGGCGTTGATACCATTCAGGAAACGGGAAACACCTTCACCGTCTCAAATACTTCTCTGTTAGGCAATGGTATTGATGAGTTCAAGAATGTTGAAGTTGTTGAACTGACGGGAAGCAGCGACAACAACCTTCTCACAGCCGCTCGTGTTAACAGCTTTAGAGTCACCTTTAATGGTGGGGATGGTAGCGATACCCTCACAGGCGGAGCCAAAAGTGACACCCTAAACGGAGGGAATGGCGATGACAAACTGGCAGGCGGGAGAGGGAATAATTCCCTCACCGGCGGAGCAGGCGTCGATCAGTTTATCTTTAACACCGGCACCGCGTTTACGACTGCCAGTGTAGGGTTTGCCTCTATCAAAGATTTTGCCCATAACACTGACAAAATTGTGCTTGATAAAGCTACCTTCACTTCGCTGCAAAGCAGTGTTGGTAATGTGCTGAACTCGAACGACTTTGCGGTCGTCAACAGTGGCTCTACCGCGGGAACTGCTGTAACTGGAAGCAACGCGCGAGTTGTTTTCCATACACCTACTAACAGCTTAATCTACAACGAGAATGGCTCTGCTGTTGGGTTGGGAGCAGGCGGTAGCTTTGCAGCACTCACTGGTAGCCCAGCGCTCAGCATCTCAGACTTCATTGTGCAATCTAGCTCAAGTAATGGTTTAACAGGAACTCCGCTCGTGCAAGGCAGCAATAGGAGCGACACGCTCATTGGTAGCAACATTGGCGGCATCATCAATGGCATGGGCAGCGATGACAAACTGTTCTCCAAGGGCGGTGGAGATATCGTTCTGGGCGGTGCTGGCAGCGATGTGCTTAATGGTGGTGCTGGTGATGATTTGCTTCGGGGTGGCAAAGGTCCCGATACGCTGGTGGGTGGTCAAGGAGCCGATACTTTTGTCTTTGAAAAAGGCACAGGGGTGGATGTCATCAAAGACTTCCAGGTTGGTGTAGACCGCTTGGGCTTCATGGGTGATGTTGCCTCAGCAGATATCAGCTTTGTTGCGCACCGGGGCGGTACTTCAGTCCTGGTCGGTGGGCAAGCGTCAGCTTGGATGAGAACCAGACCGGAACAGTTGTCACTAACTGATGTGGTACAAGTCGGGATGACGCAACTGAGCGGCATGAATGTCCCAACTGTTTTGGGTTAA